The Synechococcus sp. MU1617 genome window below encodes:
- a CDS encoding type II secretion system protein, with protein sequence MKSKSAGFSLLELLVGMVIITIGLSAAIPSYLRNMRQGEVDRFTQQLEAGFFGLRAKLGQQKTSCTLNFDQNGLNNFVPPSDVVEMKEHPERIECCNSDIAAAGQSSGCAYGPEIGTLLAEGSSGDEKTKIIRDRSLRLLDREGTPESEAVEVSVNLASYQLTPPGTSTMSDDLIFLIRSTNTQEQRLRTRCLQISGTGTIVRASWDASTSSCVK encoded by the coding sequence ATGAAATCCAAATCAGCAGGTTTTTCACTCCTTGAACTTCTTGTAGGAATGGTGATCATCACCATCGGCCTATCGGCAGCGATTCCGTCCTACCTGCGCAACATGCGCCAGGGAGAGGTCGACCGCTTCACCCAGCAATTGGAAGCCGGCTTTTTTGGCCTGCGCGCCAAGCTCGGCCAACAGAAAACCAGTTGCACATTGAACTTCGACCAAAACGGGCTCAACAATTTCGTGCCCCCCTCTGATGTAGTGGAGATGAAGGAGCATCCGGAGCGGATCGAATGCTGCAACAGCGATATTGCAGCAGCAGGCCAGTCCAGCGGCTGTGCTTATGGGCCTGAAATTGGAACATTATTGGCTGAAGGATCCAGTGGCGATGAAAAGACAAAAATCATCCGCGACCGTTCGCTGCGCCTGCTCGATCGGGAGGGAACACCAGAATCAGAAGCGGTGGAAGTGAGCGTGAATCTGGCGAGCTATCAGCTCACGCCCCCTGGAACCAGCACCATGTCGGACGATCTTATTTTTCTGATTCGATCCACCAACACCCAGGAACAACGCCTACGCACCCGCTGCCTGCAAATTTCAGGAACGGGAACGATTGTGCGAGCCAGTTGGGATGCCTCGACCTCCAGCTGCGTGAAATAA